From Callospermophilus lateralis isolate mCalLat2 chromosome 5, mCalLat2.hap1, whole genome shotgun sequence, a single genomic window includes:
- the Etf1 gene encoding eukaryotic peptide chain release factor subunit 1: MADDPSAADRNVEIWKIKKLIKSLEAARGNGTSMISLIIPPKDQISRVAKMLADEFGTASNIKSRVNRLSVLGAITSVQQRLKLYNKVPPNGLVVYCGTIVTEEGKEKKVNIDFEPFKPINTSLYLCDNKFHTEALTALLSDDSKFGFIVIDGSGALFGTLQGNTREVLHKFTVDLPKKHGRGGQSALRFARLRMEKRHNYVRKVAETAVQLFISGDKVNVAGLVLAGSADFKTELSQSDMFDQRLQSKVLKLVDISYGGENGFNQAIELSTEVLSNVKFIQEKKLIGRYFDEISQDTGKYCFGVEDTLKALEMGAVEILIVYENLDIMRYVLHCQGTEEEKILYLTPEQEKDKSHFTDKETGQEHELIESMPLLEWFANNYKKFGATLEIVTDKSQEGSQFVKGFGGIGGILRYRVDFQGMEYQGGDDEFFDLDDY, from the exons CAATGGCACCAGCATGATATCATTGATCATTCCTCCCAAAGACCAGATTTCACGAGTGGCAAAAATGTTagcagatgagtttggaactgcaTCTAACATTAAGTCACGAGTAAACCGCCTTTCAGTCCTGGGAGCCATTACATCTGTACAACAAAGACTCAAACTTTATAACAAAG TACCTCCAAATGGTCTGGTTGTTTACTGTGGAACAATTGTAAcagaagaaggaaaggaaaagaaagtcaaCATTGATTTTGAACCTTTCAAACCAATTAATACGTCATTGTATTTGTGTGACAACAAATTCCACACAGAG GCTCTTACAGCACTACTTTCAGATGACAGCAAATTTGGCTTCATTGTAATAGATGGCAGTGGTGCACTTTTTGGCACACTccaaggaaacacaagagaagtccTGCACAAATTCACTGTGGATCTCCCAAAGAAACATG GTAGAGGAGGTCAGTCAGCCTTGCGTTTTGCCCGTTTAAGAATGGAAAAACGACATAACTATGTTCGGAAAGTAGCAGAGACTGCTGTGCAGCTGTTTATTTCTGGGGACAAAGTGAATGTGGCTGGTCTCGTTTTAGCTGGATCAGCTGACTTTAAAACTGAACTAAGTCAATCTGATATGTTTGATCAG AGGTtgcaatcaaaagttttaaaattagttGATATATCCTATGGTGGTGAAAATGGATTCAACCAAGCTATTGAGTTATCTACTGAAGTCCTCTCCAACGTGAAATTCATTCAAGAGAAGAAATTAATAG GACGATACTTTGATGAAATTAGTCAGGACACAGGCAAGTACTGCTTTGGTGTTGAAGATACATTAAAGGCTTTGGAAATGGGCGCTGTAGAGATTCTAATAGTCTATGAAAATCTGGATATAATGAgatatgttcttcattgccaaggCACAGAAG AGGAGAAAATTCTCTATTTAACTCCAGAACAAGAGAAGGATAAATCTCATTTCACAGACAAAGAG ACGGGGCAGGAACATGAGCTGATTGAGAGCATGCCCCTCTTGGAATGGTTTGCTAACAACTATAAAAAATTTGGAGCTACATTGGAAATTGTCACAGATAAGTCACAAGAAGGATCCCAATTTGTGAAAGGATTTGGTGGAATTGGAG gTATCTTGCGGTACCGAGTAGATTTCCAGGGAATGGAATACCAAGGAGGAGACGATGAATTTTTTGACCTTGATGACTACTAG